A region of Massilia sp. WG5 DNA encodes the following proteins:
- a CDS encoding flagellar FliJ family protein, whose translation MSKQNTITSLGTLVRLRSTEVERLQAELAKQEAMRARYQATVERLTDLAVGSGPSGKPAGPLPLSPALAVNCGNYKQAVFALADTQRTDLHLHEANMAVSQRHLAQAWTRRELLGKVLSQHETAFAREQDRVQRKQEDEIATQSWLANQ comes from the coding sequence ATGAGCAAACAGAACACCATAACGAGCCTCGGCACCCTGGTGCGCCTGCGCAGCACCGAAGTCGAACGCCTGCAGGCCGAGCTGGCCAAGCAGGAAGCGATGCGCGCGCGCTACCAGGCCACCGTCGAGCGCCTGACGGATCTGGCGGTCGGCAGCGGCCCCTCGGGCAAGCCCGCAGGACCGCTGCCGCTGTCGCCGGCGCTGGCGGTCAACTGCGGCAACTACAAGCAGGCCGTGTTCGCGCTGGCCGACACCCAGCGCACCGACCTGCACCTGCACGAAGCCAACATGGCGGTCTCGCAGCGCCACCTGGCCCAGGCCTGGACCCGTCGCGAACTGCTCGGCAAGGTGCTGTCCCAGCACGAGACGGCGTTCGCGCGCGAGCAGGACCGCGTCCAGCGCAAGCAGGAAGATGAAATCGCCACGCAGTCGTGGCTGGCAAATCAATAA
- the fliI gene encoding flagellar protein export ATPase FliI, with translation MSALAQTLRALDIGAVPVATPTGRLVAVQGLLLESVGVRLHTGQRCRVELVDGDWLDAQVVGFRDKVTYLMPFKKSDGLVTGARVLPATGPSSIQIGPSWMGRMVNGLGEPIDGLGRLGGDQTLPTTPPKVNPLRKAPVEEPLDVGVRAINSMLTIGKGQRVGLMAGSGVGKSVLLGLITRQTVADVIVVGLIGERNREVREFVEKSLGPEGLKRAVLVVAPADESPLMRVMATELCHSVAAHFRDRGQNVLLLCDSLTRYAMALREVALSLGEPPATRGYPPSVFSHLPQLCESAGNGESDTGSMSAIYTVLAEGDDQQDPVVDSARAILDGHIVLTRELAERGHYPAIDVAQSISRCMAQVVTPEHAQAARRLKAAMAKHARVRDLIPLGAYQPGADPETDRAVKLHPHIESFLCQGTKEDAPFGPCVEQLMAMMA, from the coding sequence ATGAGCGCACTGGCCCAGACCCTGCGCGCGCTCGACATCGGCGCGGTGCCGGTGGCCACGCCCACCGGGCGCCTGGTCGCGGTGCAGGGCCTGCTGCTCGAAAGCGTCGGCGTGCGACTGCACACCGGCCAGCGCTGCCGCGTCGAACTGGTCGACGGCGACTGGCTGGACGCGCAGGTCGTCGGCTTTCGCGACAAGGTCACCTACCTGATGCCGTTCAAGAAGTCCGACGGCCTGGTGACCGGCGCCCGCGTACTCCCGGCGACCGGCCCGTCCAGCATCCAGATCGGCCCCTCGTGGATGGGCCGCATGGTGAATGGCCTGGGGGAGCCGATCGACGGCCTGGGCCGCCTCGGCGGCGACCAGACCCTGCCGACCACGCCGCCCAAGGTGAATCCCTTGCGAAAAGCGCCGGTCGAGGAACCGCTGGACGTCGGCGTGCGCGCGATCAATTCGATGCTCACGATCGGCAAGGGCCAGCGCGTCGGCCTGATGGCCGGCTCCGGCGTCGGCAAGTCGGTGCTGCTCGGCCTGATCACGCGCCAGACCGTGGCCGACGTGATCGTGGTCGGCCTGATCGGCGAACGTAACCGCGAGGTGCGCGAATTCGTCGAGAAGTCGCTCGGCCCCGAAGGCCTGAAGCGCGCCGTGCTGGTCGTGGCGCCGGCCGACGAATCGCCCCTGATGCGCGTGATGGCGACCGAGCTGTGCCACTCGGTGGCGGCGCACTTCCGCGACCGCGGCCAGAACGTGCTGCTGCTGTGCGACTCGCTGACCCGCTACGCGATGGCGCTGCGCGAAGTGGCGCTGTCGCTGGGCGAGCCGCCGGCCACGCGCGGCTACCCGCCGTCGGTATTCTCGCACTTGCCACAGCTGTGCGAGTCGGCCGGCAACGGCGAGTCCGACACCGGCAGCATGAGCGCCATCTATACGGTGCTGGCCGAAGGCGACGACCAGCAGGACCCGGTGGTCGACAGCGCGCGCGCGATCCTCGACGGCCACATCGTGCTGACCCGCGAGCTGGCCGAGCGCGGCCACTACCCGGCGATCGACGTGGCCCAGTCGATCAGCCGCTGCATGGCCCAGGTGGTCACGCCGGAACATGCCCAGGCGGCGCGCCGACTGAAGGCCGCGATGGCGAAGCACGCGCGCGTGCGCGACCTGATTCCGCTCGGCGCCTACCAGCCGGGCGCGGATCCGGAAACCGACCGCGCGGTGAAACTGCATCCGCACATCGAGTCCTTCCTGTGCCAGGGCACGAAAGAAGATGCGCCCTTCGGCCCCTGCGTCGAGCAGCTGATGGCGATGATGGCATGA
- the fliH gene encoding flagellar assembly protein FliH, protein MKQFRPYHFPPLAKFMAAAASNAPSATAQQDWEGAMADGYRQGQQDGYDAGLEQGRADGFDAGHEDGVARGYEEGLRRAMAEFEAMSKPVDAMLRGLKKLKTEYMNTQRNEVVDLVGKIARQVIRAELALQPVQMLALVDEALTAMPPTRDEIEVMLNPEELKRIQELDPKRAKKWNLMADPRLEPGECRVKAGDHEVDAGCQGRLAACMEQVREGLAAADVKEGA, encoded by the coding sequence ATGAAGCAGTTCCGGCCTTATCACTTTCCGCCGCTCGCCAAGTTCATGGCGGCTGCCGCCAGCAATGCGCCTTCCGCGACCGCACAGCAGGATTGGGAAGGCGCGATGGCCGACGGTTATCGCCAGGGCCAGCAGGACGGCTACGACGCCGGCCTCGAACAGGGCCGTGCCGACGGCTTCGACGCCGGTCACGAGGATGGCGTGGCGCGCGGCTACGAGGAAGGCCTGCGGCGCGCGATGGCCGAGTTCGAGGCAATGTCCAAGCCGGTGGACGCGATGCTGCGCGGTCTCAAGAAGCTGAAGACCGAATACATGAATACCCAGCGCAACGAGGTGGTGGACCTGGTCGGCAAGATCGCCCGCCAGGTGATCCGCGCCGAGTTGGCCCTGCAGCCGGTGCAGATGCTGGCGCTCGTCGACGAGGCGCTGACGGCCATGCCGCCGACCCGCGACGAGATCGAGGTCATGCTGAATCCGGAAGAACTCAAGCGCATCCAGGAACTGGACCCGAAGCGGGCCAAGAAATGGAACCTGATGGCCGACCCGCGCCTCGAGCCGGGCGAATGCCGCGTCAAGGCCGGCGACCACGAAGTCGATGCCGGCTGCCAGGGCCGCCTCGCCGCCTGCATGGAGCAGGTGCGTGAAGGCCTGGCTGCCGCCGACGTCAAGGAGGGTGCATGA
- a CDS encoding FliG C-terminal domain-containing protein gives MADLNNNDVQEVALTPVEQAAIVLLSIGEEPAAAVLRCLEREELIELTQVMSRMSGIKVDAVKNSIQKFFDDYRQQSGLHGASRSYLKRSLDLALGSEIANSVLNTIYGDAIRPMMARLQYASPKWLAEYIAAEHVQMQAVFLAFLPPALAGQIIDALPEEGRELVLLNLARLEEIDRDLLSELEELVTRCLSALDTQSSAVEGVRQAAEILNRLPNNRAEMVELLRAHDPEVVSQIEMSMYDFFILSKQSEQTVTRLLDEIPLEQWAVALKGAEPALRDVILGAMPKRQAQSFEDLMRRSGPVPMSRIEQTRREIMAAVKDLADNGEIEVQLFAEATAE, from the coding sequence ATGGCGGATCTGAACAATAACGACGTGCAGGAAGTGGCGCTGACCCCGGTCGAACAGGCTGCGATCGTGCTGCTGTCCATCGGCGAAGAGCCCGCCGCGGCCGTGCTGCGCTGCCTCGAGCGCGAGGAACTGATCGAGCTGACCCAGGTGATGAGCCGGATGAGCGGCATCAAGGTCGACGCCGTGAAGAACTCGATCCAGAAGTTCTTCGACGACTACCGGCAGCAGAGCGGCCTGCACGGCGCCTCGCGCAGCTACCTGAAGCGTTCGCTCGACCTGGCGCTGGGCAGCGAGATCGCCAACAGTGTCCTGAACACGATCTACGGCGACGCCATCCGCCCGATGATGGCGCGCCTGCAGTACGCTTCGCCGAAATGGCTGGCCGAGTACATCGCCGCCGAGCACGTGCAGATGCAGGCCGTGTTCCTGGCCTTCCTGCCGCCCGCGCTGGCCGGCCAGATCATCGATGCGCTGCCGGAAGAAGGCCGCGAGCTGGTCTTGCTGAACCTGGCGCGCCTGGAAGAGATCGACCGCGACCTGCTGTCCGAACTGGAAGAGCTGGTGACCCGCTGCCTGTCCGCGCTCGACACCCAGAGCTCGGCCGTGGAAGGCGTGCGCCAGGCCGCCGAGATCCTCAACCGCCTGCCGAACAACCGCGCCGAGATGGTCGAACTGCTGCGCGCCCACGATCCCGAGGTGGTGTCGCAGATCGAGATGTCGATGTACGACTTCTTCATCCTGTCGAAGCAGTCCGAGCAGACCGTCACCCGCCTGCTGGACGAGATCCCGCTGGAGCAGTGGGCCGTCGCGCTCAAGGGCGCCGAGCCGGCGCTGCGCGACGTCATCCTGGGCGCGATGCCGAAGCGCCAGGCGCAAAGCTTCGAAGACCTCATGCGCCGTTCCGGCCCGGTGCCGATGTCGCGCATCGAGCAGACCCGCCGCGAGATCATGGCCGCGGTCAAGGACCTGGCCGACAACGGTGAAATCGAAGTCCAGCTGTTTGCCGAGGCGACTGCCGAATGA